The following are encoded in a window of uncultured Ilyobacter sp. genomic DNA:
- the glpK gene encoding glycerol kinase GlpK produces MNKKYVIALDQGTTSSRAIVFDKDGNAVGVSQKEFTQIYPKAGWVEHNPMEIWASQSSVVTEVIAKIGITNDEIAALGITNQRETTVVWDKNTGEPVYNAIVWQCRRTANICNDLKERGLEEYVRHNTGLVIDAYFSGTKVKWILDNVEGARERAEKGDLLFGTVDTWLIWKLTNGKVHVTDYTNASRTMLFNIRDLKWDEKMLKELNIPKSMLPEVKNSSEVYGQANLGGVGGTGGVRVPIAGAAGDQQSALFGQACFEKGEAKNTYGTGCFLLMNTGENAVESKNGLLTTIAIGIDNKVEYALEGSVFVGGASVQWLRDELRLINDAADTEYFANKVKDSNGVYVVPAFVGLGSPYWDMYARGTIVGLTRGANRNHLIRATLESVAYQSRDLIDAMEDDSNIKLAALRVDGGAVKNNFLMQFQSDILGTDVLRPVVTETTALGAAYLAGLAVGFWKSKEEIRNRWQVETQFAPAIEEGHKEQLYKGWKKAVERSTAWEEME; encoded by the coding sequence GTGAATAAAAAATATGTAATCGCATTGGATCAAGGGACAACAAGTTCGAGAGCAATAGTGTTTGATAAAGACGGAAATGCAGTGGGAGTATCTCAAAAGGAGTTTACTCAGATATATCCAAAAGCAGGATGGGTAGAGCATAATCCTATGGAAATATGGGCAAGTCAGAGTTCTGTGGTTACAGAGGTAATAGCTAAAATAGGAATAACAAATGACGAGATAGCGGCTCTTGGAATAACCAACCAAAGAGAAACAACAGTTGTGTGGGATAAAAATACAGGAGAGCCTGTGTATAATGCCATTGTCTGGCAGTGCAGAAGAACGGCAAATATATGTAATGACCTTAAAGAAAGAGGTCTTGAAGAGTATGTAAGACACAATACAGGTCTTGTAATAGATGCTTATTTCTCTGGAACGAAAGTTAAGTGGATCCTTGACAATGTAGAGGGTGCAAGAGAGAGAGCTGAAAAGGGAGATCTACTTTTCGGAACTGTAGATACGTGGTTAATCTGGAAATTAACTAACGGAAAAGTTCACGTAACAGATTATACTAATGCTTCAAGAACGATGCTCTTTAACATAAGAGACCTTAAGTGGGACGAGAAGATGCTAAAAGAGCTTAACATACCAAAATCCATGCTTCCTGAAGTTAAAAATTCCAGTGAGGTATACGGTCAGGCTAACCTTGGAGGAGTAGGGGGAACTGGAGGAGTAAGAGTTCCTATTGCAGGGGCAGCAGGAGACCAGCAGTCGGCACTGTTTGGACAGGCTTGTTTTGAAAAGGGAGAGGCTAAGAATACATATGGAACAGGCTGCTTCCTCCTCATGAATACGGGAGAAAATGCAGTAGAGTCTAAAAACGGACTACTTACAACAATAGCAATAGGTATAGACAACAAAGTAGAGTACGCATTAGAGGGAAGTGTCTTTGTAGGAGGAGCTTCTGTACAATGGCTGAGAGATGAGCTCAGACTGATAAATGATGCAGCAGACACCGAGTACTTTGCAAACAAGGTAAAAGACAGTAACGGTGTGTATGTGGTACCTGCCTTCGTAGGTCTAGGATCACCTTACTGGGATATGTATGCCAGAGGAACAATAGTTGGACTTACGAGAGGAGCCAACAGAAATCATCTTATCAGAGCGACTCTAGAGTCTGTGGCTTACCAGTCTAGAGACCTTATAGATGCAATGGAAGATGACTCTAATATAAAATTAGCGGCTCTAAGGGTAGACGGAGGAGCTGTAAAGAACAACTTCTTAATGCAGTTCCAGTCAGACATACTAGGAACAGATGTACTAAGGCCTGTTGTAACTGAGACGACAGCCCTAGGAGCAGCTTACTTAGCAGGACTTGCTGTTGGATTCTGGAAAAGTAAAGAGGAAATAAGAAACAGATGGCAGGTGGAAACTCAGTTTGCTCCGGCTATAGAGGAAGGTCATAAAGAGCAGTTATACAAAGGTTGGAAGAAAGCCGTAGAGAGATCGACTGCTTGGGAAGAGATGGAATAA
- the rsxC gene encoding electron transport complex subunit RsxC: MKLFTFRGGVHPPENKAQTENKVIEVFSVSKTLYVPMLQHIGAPLEPNVKVGDRVLKGQKIADSEAFVSSPVHSPVSGVVKKIEVMPFPLSGKVKTVVIENDEKEEWAELTKIENWEEASREELLAMVREKGIVGVGGACFPTHIKLNPPKDVTIDVLLLNGAECEPYLNSDNRLMIEEPQKIVEGIKIINKILGINRAVIGIEDNKTEAIETMIKACEGTGIEVAMLKTQYPQGGEKQLIKAVLDRDVPSGGLPSAVGVVVQNTGTAGAIYEGLVEGKPLIEKIVTVSGKAVERPSNLKVRIGTMFSEILDYVGTNRESMDKLVMGGPMMGMAQHTEKVPVVKGTSGLLALTREETNPYKPKSCIVCGKCIKACPVNLLPNMYAKLARFKQWEEMGKNHLMDCIECGSCSYICPANRPLTEAIKIGKAKLRTMKK, encoded by the coding sequence ATGAAACTGTTTACTTTCAGAGGGGGGGTTCATCCGCCTGAAAATAAAGCTCAGACAGAAAATAAGGTAATAGAAGTATTTTCTGTATCCAAAACACTGTATGTGCCGATGCTTCAGCATATTGGAGCTCCCTTAGAGCCTAATGTAAAAGTTGGGGACAGAGTATTAAAGGGGCAAAAGATAGCTGACTCTGAAGCCTTTGTGTCTTCTCCAGTACATTCTCCGGTGAGTGGAGTAGTAAAAAAAATAGAAGTTATGCCATTCCCTCTCAGTGGGAAAGTTAAAACTGTAGTCATCGAAAATGATGAAAAAGAGGAGTGGGCAGAGCTAACCAAGATAGAAAATTGGGAAGAGGCTTCTAGAGAAGAGCTCCTGGCAATGGTAAGAGAAAAAGGTATAGTAGGGGTAGGGGGAGCTTGTTTTCCTACACATATAAAATTAAATCCTCCAAAAGATGTGACCATAGACGTATTACTTCTAAATGGTGCAGAATGTGAGCCATATCTAAACTCGGACAACAGGCTTATGATAGAAGAGCCACAGAAGATAGTAGAAGGAATCAAGATTATAAATAAGATTCTCGGAATAAACAGAGCTGTTATCGGTATAGAAGACAATAAAACAGAGGCTATCGAAACGATGATTAAAGCCTGTGAAGGAACCGGTATAGAGGTGGCAATGCTAAAGACACAATATCCTCAAGGGGGAGAAAAGCAACTCATAAAAGCCGTTTTAGACAGAGATGTACCTTCGGGAGGACTTCCTTCTGCAGTAGGTGTTGTGGTTCAGAATACTGGAACTGCCGGAGCAATTTATGAAGGTTTAGTCGAAGGAAAACCTCTTATCGAAAAAATTGTTACAGTTTCTGGTAAGGCTGTGGAAAGACCTTCAAATTTAAAAGTAAGAATAGGAACAATGTTTTCAGAAATATTAGACTACGTTGGAACAAACAGGGAGTCTATGGACAAGTTAGTTATGGGTGGACCTATGATGGGGATGGCCCAGCATACAGAAAAAGTTCCTGTGGTAAAGGGAACATCAGGACTTTTGGCTCTTACAAGAGAAGAAACCAATCCTTATAAACCTAAGTCGTGTATAGTTTGTGGAAAATGCATTAAGGCATGTCCTGTAAACCTTCTTCCAAATATGTATGCTAAATTGGCAAGATTTAAACAGTGGGAGGAGATGGGTAAAAATCATCTTATGGACTGCATAGAGTGTGGATCATGTTCATATATCTGCCCTGCAAACAGACCACTAACTGAAGCTATAAAAATTGGAAAAGCTAAACTTAGAACAATGAAAAAGTAG
- a CDS encoding RnfABCDGE type electron transport complex subunit D — protein sequence MEKILKMGPSPHIRTKERVEDVMYDVVIALLPALLMAIYVFGMRALTVTVTAVISCMATEWLCQKVMKQDISIFDGSAIITGILYAFVIPAFMPIPYVIVGSVVSIALGKMVFGGLGHNIFNPALVGRAFVQASWPVAITTFYYDGNAGATVLDAMKRGLDLDTSLLQVGNPYVNALVGRMGGCLGETSAIALLIGGVYLIKKKQVDWRVPAIIIGTVFALTALAGANPFLHILSGGLFLGAFFMATDMVTSPYTEKGKIYYAVGIGILISAIRLKGGYPEGTAFAILIMNGVVPIINRYTAPKKFGEVAK from the coding sequence GTGGAAAAGATTTTGAAAATGGGACCTTCACCACATATAAGAACCAAAGAGAGAGTCGAGGATGTAATGTATGATGTGGTAATAGCACTATTACCAGCTCTTCTCATGGCAATATATGTTTTTGGAATGAGGGCACTTACAGTAACAGTAACAGCGGTAATTTCTTGCATGGCAACAGAATGGCTTTGTCAGAAGGTAATGAAACAAGATATATCTATTTTTGATGGAAGTGCAATTATAACAGGAATATTGTATGCCTTTGTAATTCCAGCCTTCATGCCGATACCTTATGTAATAGTGGGATCTGTAGTTTCTATAGCTTTGGGTAAAATGGTTTTTGGAGGACTAGGACACAACATATTTAACCCTGCCCTTGTAGGGAGAGCTTTTGTCCAGGCATCTTGGCCAGTGGCAATAACAACTTTTTATTATGACGGGAATGCAGGTGCAACTGTTCTAGATGCAATGAAAAGAGGTCTTGATCTGGATACTTCTCTTTTGCAGGTGGGAAATCCTTATGTTAATGCGCTTGTAGGAAGAATGGGTGGATGTCTAGGTGAGACATCAGCGATAGCCCTTCTTATAGGTGGAGTTTATCTTATAAAGAAAAAGCAGGTTGATTGGAGGGTGCCGGCTATAATAATAGGAACGGTATTTGCTCTAACCGCTTTAGCAGGAGCAAATCCGTTTCTGCACATTCTTTCAGGTGGACTTTTCTTGGGAGCTTTCTTTATGGCTACCGACATGGTTACAAGCCCTTATACAGAGAAAGGTAAGATTTACTATGCTGTTGGAATAGGGATACTTATATCTGCAATCAGATTAAAAGGTGGGTATCCTGAAGGAACGGCATTTGCAATACTCATTATGAATGGAGTAGTTCCAATCATAAATAGGTATACCGCTCCGAAAAAATTCGGGGAGGTGGCGAAATAA
- a CDS encoding RnfABCDGE type electron transport complex subunit G — protein MMNRFVHYGLVLLSIAAISAGILASVNNMTKDVIAANARKAVNEARVKVLPGAVSFNEEEKKSVDGLDYVPGYNEGGQVVGYVVTVAQPGYAANINFVLGFGSEGDIKGINIIGHQETPGLGSKISDPDWQSHWIGKKLGYEFNKSTDAFAGATISPQAVYTGMMRALSTYETEVKN, from the coding sequence ATAATGAATAGATTTGTACACTATGGACTTGTACTTCTTTCTATAGCTGCCATTTCTGCAGGTATACTGGCATCGGTAAATAATATGACAAAAGATGTAATTGCTGCAAATGCAAGGAAAGCTGTAAATGAAGCTAGAGTAAAAGTTCTTCCAGGAGCAGTTTCCTTTAATGAAGAAGAGAAGAAAAGTGTAGACGGTTTAGATTATGTACCAGGTTATAATGAGGGTGGACAAGTAGTTGGTTACGTAGTAACTGTAGCTCAGCCTGGTTATGCGGCGAATATAAATTTTGTTTTAGGTTTTGGATCAGAAGGAGATATCAAGGGAATTAATATAATTGGCCATCAAGAAACACCTGGATTAGGGTCTAAGATATCAGATCCAGATTGGCAGTCCCACTGGATAGGTAAAAAATTAGGATATGAGTTCAATAAATCCACAGATGCCTTTGCAGGAGCAACTATTTCTCCTCAAGCAGTTTACACTGGAATGATGAGAGCTCTTTCTACTTATGAAACTGAGGTGAAGAACTAA
- a CDS encoding electron transport complex subunit E encodes MGKKEMKILTQGLIKENPVFVLLLGLCPTLGVTSSAINGLAMGLATMAVLVCSNSIISAVKKSIPDKVRIPAYIMVIASLVTIVEMIMKAYVPALYAVLGLFIPLIVVNCIVLGRAESFAAKNGVFLSFLDGVGTGLGFALALTLLGGIREILGNGSLFNISFIPEGFSPALIFILAPGAFITIGCIIATQNYIKMRKSEKIQNSVEV; translated from the coding sequence ATGGGTAAAAAAGAGATGAAAATACTCACTCAGGGACTCATAAAAGAGAATCCTGTATTCGTGTTACTTTTAGGACTATGTCCTACACTTGGAGTCACAAGCTCGGCAATAAATGGTCTGGCAATGGGACTGGCAACAATGGCTGTACTTGTGTGTTCGAACAGTATAATATCAGCTGTAAAAAAGAGTATTCCGGATAAGGTAAGAATCCCGGCATATATAATGGTAATAGCCTCACTGGTTACTATAGTAGAGATGATAATGAAAGCCTATGTACCTGCTCTGTATGCAGTACTCGGACTATTTATTCCTCTTATAGTTGTTAACTGTATAGTTTTGGGAAGAGCAGAGAGTTTTGCCGCTAAAAATGGAGTTTTCCTATCTTTCTTAGACGGAGTGGGAACAGGTCTAGGATTTGCTCTAGCACTTACTCTTCTTGGAGGAATAAGAGAGATACTTGGAAACGGGTCGCTGTTTAATATTTCATTTATTCCTGAAGGGTTTAGTCCTGCACTTATATTCATACTAGCGCCTGGAGCTTTTATAACTATAGGATGTATAATCGCAACGCAGAATTATATAAAGATGAGAAAAAGCGAGAAAATCCAGAATAGTGTGGAGGTGTAA
- the rsxA gene encoding electron transport complex subunit RsxA, producing MDLGNLFSIIVGAIFINNFVFAKFLGICPFMGVSKKVESSIGMGMAVAFVMTLASAVTWIVYKFLLVPYGLEYLQTIAFILIIASLVQFVEMAIQKTSPHLYKALGVFLPLITTNCAVLGVAILNIQDELNFIETVVNGFAAAIGFTLALVLLAGIRERLEYADIPRPFQGVPIAFVSAGLLAMAFMGFSGMQI from the coding sequence GTGGATTTAGGAAATTTATTTTCAATAATTGTTGGTGCAATATTTATAAATAACTTTGTCTTTGCCAAATTCCTGGGTATTTGTCCTTTTATGGGTGTATCTAAAAAGGTGGAATCGTCTATAGGAATGGGTATGGCAGTTGCCTTTGTTATGACTCTGGCCTCTGCAGTTACTTGGATAGTTTACAAGTTCTTGTTGGTTCCATACGGGTTGGAATACTTACAGACGATAGCATTTATTTTGATAATAGCTTCCCTTGTACAATTTGTAGAGATGGCTATTCAAAAGACATCTCCTCATCTGTATAAAGCTTTGGGTGTATTTTTACCACTTATAACTACAAACTGTGCTGTACTAGGGGTTGCAATTCTTAATATTCAAGATGAATTGAACTTTATAGAAACAGTTGTAAATGGTTTTGCAGCTGCTATAGGATTTACTCTTGCTCTTGTTCTGCTGGCAGGAATTAGAGAAAGACTGGAATACGCTGATATACCTAGACCTTTCCAAGGAGTACCAATAGCATTTGTATCTGCAGGACTTCTTGCTATGGCGTTTATGGGATTCAGTGGAATGCAAATCTAG
- a CDS encoding RnfABCDGE type electron transport complex subunit B, whose translation MEAILIPILILGGIGLFMGLFLAFASKKFEVEVNPNVEKIMEVLPGINCGACGFPGCAGYAEAIALEGAEITACAPGGAAVVEAVATIMGMTAETGGEKIVARVLCQGDNTRTTKLYDFDVELKSCATAMLYFGGDKSCWHSCLGYGDCAAVCPVDAIRITDKGVAVINEDKCVSCEKCVKECPKRVISMTPQSQKVTVLCSSREKGAVARKNCSVACIGCGVCVRSCPVDAIDLKNNLAKIDSEKCIQCGLCAIKCPTNAITSEVKEIKKAEIIEEKCVGCTACARVCPVDAIEGEVKQKHKVIEEKCIGCQLCYEKCKFGAIKINVTEKNEN comes from the coding sequence ATGGAAGCAATATTAATACCAATTTTGATATTGGGAGGGATAGGACTTTTTATGGGACTTTTCCTTGCCTTTGCATCAAAGAAATTTGAGGTAGAAGTCAATCCCAATGTTGAGAAAATAATGGAAGTTCTCCCGGGGATAAACTGTGGAGCATGTGGTTTTCCTGGATGTGCAGGTTATGCTGAAGCAATAGCTCTAGAGGGAGCAGAAATAACTGCCTGTGCCCCTGGAGGTGCAGCAGTTGTAGAGGCTGTAGCAACTATAATGGGTATGACTGCAGAGACTGGCGGAGAAAAGATAGTAGCAAGAGTGCTCTGTCAAGGTGATAACACAAGAACAACTAAACTTTATGACTTTGATGTGGAGCTTAAAAGCTGCGCAACTGCAATGTTGTATTTTGGAGGAGACAAATCCTGCTGGCATTCATGTCTAGGGTATGGAGATTGTGCAGCGGTATGTCCTGTAGATGCAATAAGAATAACAGATAAGGGTGTAGCTGTCATAAATGAAGACAAGTGTGTATCGTGTGAGAAGTGTGTCAAAGAGTGCCCAAAAAGGGTTATATCTATGACTCCTCAAAGTCAAAAAGTTACGGTATTATGCTCTTCAAGAGAAAAGGGTGCAGTTGCTAGAAAGAACTGTAGTGTTGCTTGTATCGGTTGTGGTGTCTGTGTAAGGTCTTGTCCAGTAGATGCTATAGACTTGAAAAATAACCTTGCAAAGATAGATTCTGAAAAATGTATTCAGTGTGGTCTTTGTGCAATAAAATGCCCGACCAATGCAATAACAAGTGAAGTAAAAGAGATAAAAAAGGCTGAGATAATCGAAGAAAAATGCGTGGGATGTACAGCCTGTGCAAGGGTCTGCCCTGTGGATGCTATAGAGGGAGAGGTAAAGCAAAAGCACAAGGTGATAGAAGAAAAATGTATCGGCTGTCAGCTTTGCTACGAAAAGTGTAAATTTGGTGCAATAAAAATAAATGTTACTGAAAAAAATGAAAATTAA
- a CDS encoding 2-oxoacid:acceptor oxidoreductase family protein has product MTEKIICAGFGGQGVMVLGKLIAYAGMLHDRQVSWLPSYGPEMRGGTANCHVILSDEPIGSPIVSRDADFAIVMNKPSMEKFEISLAPGGRLLINSSLVSDKASRKDLEVYYIPANEIASECGVEKDSNLVMLGAYLALTKSIDEKGILVALSKVFDSEKTKLLSLHKKALEKGTESIKI; this is encoded by the coding sequence ATGACAGAAAAAATAATCTGTGCCGGATTTGGCGGACAGGGAGTTATGGTTCTCGGGAAGCTCATAGCATATGCAGGAATGCTCCATGATAGACAAGTCTCTTGGTTACCCTCCTATGGACCAGAGATGAGAGGTGGGACTGCCAACTGCCATGTTATCCTCTCAGATGAGCCTATCGGATCCCCTATAGTTTCAAGAGATGCAGACTTTGCCATTGTTATGAACAAACCCTCCATGGAGAAATTTGAAATATCACTTGCTCCGGGAGGTAGACTTTTGATTAATAGCTCTCTCGTCTCCGATAAAGCCTCTCGGAAGGATCTTGAAGTATATTATATTCCCGCTAATGAAATCGCATCTGAATGTGGAGTTGAAAAGGATTCTAACCTCGTCATGCTAGGAGCCTATCTAGCTTTGACAAAGTCAATTGATGAAAAAGGAATTCTTGTGGCCTTATCAAAAGTTTTTGACAGTGAGAAAACCAAACTTCTATCTCTTCATAAAAAAGCTCTTGAAAAAGGTACTGAATCCATAAAAATTTAA
- a CDS encoding thiamine pyrophosphate-dependent enzyme — translation MTMVFQKTKGLTDAVTHYCPGCTHGIIHRLVGEVLEELDVLDKSIGVASVGCSALSYKYFNCDMQAGPHGRAPAVATGIKRVNLDCAVFTYQGDGDLASIGCAEIIHAALRGENFTTIFVNNAVYGMTGGQMAPTTLIGQKATTSPYGRDKKIHGMPIRMSEILATLERAVYVVRVSVHDPKHVREAKQAIKKAFELQIKGEGFTIVEVLSTCPTNWGMTPIEALQWVKDNMVPYYPLGVIKSNEREVD, via the coding sequence ATGACAATGGTTTTCCAAAAGACAAAGGGATTGACAGATGCAGTAACCCACTATTGTCCAGGATGTACTCACGGGATAATACACAGACTTGTAGGTGAGGTTTTAGAGGAACTTGACGTTTTAGATAAAAGTATAGGGGTCGCTTCTGTAGGCTGCTCCGCCCTTTCGTATAAATATTTCAATTGTGATATGCAGGCAGGACCTCATGGAAGGGCTCCTGCCGTGGCAACAGGTATAAAAAGAGTCAATTTAGATTGTGCTGTTTTCACCTACCAGGGAGATGGAGACTTGGCTTCTATAGGTTGTGCAGAGATAATACATGCCGCTCTCAGAGGTGAAAACTTCACTACAATTTTTGTAAATAATGCTGTATACGGGATGACTGGTGGTCAGATGGCACCCACTACTCTCATCGGTCAGAAAGCCACTACATCTCCCTACGGAAGAGATAAAAAAATTCACGGAATGCCTATCAGAATGTCAGAGATTCTTGCTACTTTAGAAAGGGCTGTCTATGTAGTTAGGGTGTCTGTTCATGATCCAAAGCACGTGAGAGAGGCAAAACAAGCTATAAAAAAAGCATTTGAGCTTCAGATAAAAGGAGAGGGCTTTACAATTGTAGAAGTCCTATCCACCTGTCCTACAAATTGGGGTATGACCCCTATAGAGGCTCTCCAATGGGTTAAGGACAACATGGTCCCTTACTATCCTTTAGGGGTAATAAAATCTAACGAAAGAGAGGTGGACTAG
- a CDS encoding 3-methyl-2-oxobutanoate dehydrogenase subunit VorB has translation MAKVLMKGNEAMAEAAIRAGCKFFFGYPITPQNEIPEYMSRELPLAGGIFVQAESEIAAINMVFGAAGSGARVMTSSSSPGISLKQEGISYIAGAELPCLIINVMRAGPGLGGIQPAQADYFQAVKGGGHGDYRLPVFAPANIQEAVDLIHTAFDVADAYRTPVMILADGMIGQMMEAIEFKGFTQKIGPEKNWATTGTRGKREPNIITSLDLDSYRLEKHILEIKKKMDLISEKECRWEEYNMEDADIVAVAYGTTSRILKSAVETLKNKGINVGILRPITLFPFPYHILKTLPERVTAVLTVEMSTGQMVEDVRLGVEGRIPVHFYGRTGGVIPTPQEIIDKIENILGGGQ, from the coding sequence ATGGCAAAAGTTTTAATGAAAGGTAATGAAGCCATGGCTGAAGCTGCAATTAGAGCTGGATGTAAATTTTTTTTCGGATATCCTATTACTCCCCAAAATGAAATACCTGAGTATATGTCTAGGGAACTTCCTCTAGCAGGGGGGATCTTTGTCCAGGCTGAGTCAGAAATTGCCGCTATAAATATGGTCTTTGGAGCTGCAGGTTCAGGAGCTAGGGTTATGACATCTTCCTCCTCTCCGGGAATATCCCTAAAGCAAGAGGGAATATCCTACATAGCAGGTGCTGAGCTTCCATGTCTCATCATAAATGTTATGAGAGCGGGACCTGGACTCGGCGGAATACAGCCTGCTCAGGCTGATTATTTTCAGGCTGTTAAAGGTGGAGGACACGGAGATTACCGCCTTCCTGTTTTTGCCCCTGCAAACATCCAGGAGGCTGTCGACCTAATCCACACAGCTTTTGATGTAGCTGACGCCTACAGAACTCCAGTCATGATCTTAGCAGACGGTATGATCGGTCAGATGATGGAGGCTATTGAGTTCAAAGGTTTCACCCAAAAAATTGGTCCTGAAAAAAATTGGGCTACCACAGGTACAAGAGGTAAAAGAGAACCGAATATCATAACCTCTTTGGACCTTGATTCTTATAGGCTGGAAAAGCACATCCTGGAAATCAAAAAAAAGATGGATCTCATAAGTGAAAAAGAATGTCGGTGGGAGGAGTACAATATGGAAGATGCCGACATTGTTGCAGTGGCTTACGGCACAACCTCCAGGATTCTAAAAAGTGCCGTGGAAACTTTAAAAAATAAGGGTATAAATGTTGGTATTTTGAGACCTATAACTCTTTTTCCATTTCCATATCATATACTGAAAACCCTCCCTGAGAGAGTCACGGCTGTCTTGACTGTTGAAATGAGCACTGGGCAGATGGTAGAAGATGTGAGGCTAGGAGTAGAAGGACGTATTCCTGTTCACTTTTATGGCAGAACAGGGGGAGTTATTCCTACACCTCAGGAGATAATTGATAAAATAGAAAACATTCTTGGAGGTGGGCAGTGA
- a CDS encoding 4Fe-4S binding protein yields the protein MGKGTVTFNEDRCKGCGLCTVYCPVSIVFLQKNKINSKGYNPAGVSDPDKCIGCGNCAIMCPDLVIRVEKT from the coding sequence ATGGGAAAAGGTACCGTTACTTTTAATGAGGATCGCTGTAAGGGCTGTGGACTATGTACTGTATATTGCCCCGTAAGTATTGTGTTCCTTCAAAAAAATAAAATCAACTCAAAAGGTTACAATCCCGCCGGAGTAAGTGATCCTGATAAATGCATCGGATGTGGAAACTGTGCAATAATGTGTCCTGACCTTGTAATAAGAGTAGAGAAAACTTAA